Part of the Sulfitobacter donghicola DSW-25 = KCTC 12864 = JCM 14565 genome, CCGATCAACATCGGAGGCACCCCAAAGGCCAAAGCAATCTCTCGCGCAGCAGCCTCCTTGGTCTTTTGGAATTCCATGTCCGAGGGGGAAAAGCCCATCGGCTTCCAATCCAGCCCCCCTTCCAGCAACATCGGACGCCCCGCATTGCGCGCCCCTTGATGATGGCTTTCCATTTCACTGACCAAACGCTCGTATTGATCGGTGCTCATGGCGCCCTGCCCGTCAGCGCCCTTGTAAATGATCGCGCCAGAAGGACGCGCCGCATTATCCAGCAACGCCTTTGACCACCGCGAAGCCGAGTTGTGCACATCAACAGCCGTGGCAGCCGCTTGCATCGGGCTGAACCCGTAATGATCATCCTGAGGGTGGAAATTGCGCACATGACAGATCGGCGCCCCCTGCGTTGCGTCAAAACGATGCTTACGCCCGCCAACCGCATATTCATAAGCAATCGGCCACCCGTCCGCCCCTGGCACAACCGACATTCTGTCAGAGCGCAACACATGCAACTCCATCGGCACACCAGCATCACCGCCGACAGCTTCCAAATAACCATCACCAGACAGTAACAATTGCCCATATAGCGCTTCCAACAGCTCGGCACGGCCCTGCGCCCCGTTCGGACGGCTCATCAACGTCAACAAAGGATGGGTTTCAAAACGCTGCTCCGCAGTCTGCAGAACCAGCGGCAAAGCAGCGGCAGCCTCGGCGATCAGCTTGACAGAGCGGAAACCAACCGGATTGCCGGCAAAACCCGTGCGCGTGAGCGAAACAGTATCACGCGGGCTCCATGCCACACGCCCACCTGTTTGCATCGCAACGACCCGCCCCGTTGATGACGCCTTTGCCTCTGCAACGTCCACCGTTGCGCGCTTTAGAAAATCAAACACCTAAGCTTCTCCTTGCTCAAATCCCGTGGCAGCCTGACTGCTTGGGCGCCTCTGAAGAACAATCTCTCACCAATTGTTTAACGCTGCCGAACCAATGCGAACGCTGGCCGCGCAACACCCGCACAAACAAAAAAGGGAGGCCAAAGCCCCCCTACATCACACCTATAATGAACGTACCCCCGGCTGCCGCCACTTGGCTGCGGGTTCAATCATGAGCTCATGTAACGCCCAAACCAACGCATCCACGCGGTCAGGCGATCCGCCGCCTTCATAGCCATGGCGCGTCATCCGCGTCATCTGGTCCTCTAACCCATCTAGGTCGGCAACATGCTTGACCCGCCCCTGCTCATACAACGCCGCGACTGGTTCGGCGCGCGCCGCCTTGCCGCGGCTGGCGTGAACACCCTTATATGGCACCAAAGGATCAACCTGACGGATCACCTCCTGTACCATCTGCCCGCCTTGGTTTGTCTCAGCGACGAGGCGATCCGCGCCGAAACGCTCCATCGCCTGAATAGCGGCCCGCGCCCAACCACTCGGCCCTAATCCCGAAACCGTGCAATCGGCAAGAACATAGGCGCACCACTCTTGCGGAGGGCCACTGCTCTGCACCCCAGCCACCACAATCCCGCATTCATCCGATGACGCACCAGACGTGGTCGCAGGGTCCACAGCGACGACAATGCGATCCAGCGCGGGCATCTTGCTCACCCGCGCTGCCTCCAACATCTCCGATGTCCACAACGCGCCCTCGGCATCCGCTAGCAGCACACCATCCAACTCTTGCCGCCCAAGGCGCGTCCCGCGATAGCGCGCGCGGACTTCCTCCAGAAACGAAGCCGCCAAATTCGCGCGGTTCGCCTCAGTGGGCGCATGAGTGACCACGGTAGATGGGGATTTTAACAATTGCTTCAGCACACCAACATTGCGCGGTGTCGTCGTTACACAAACCTGCGGATGATCCCCCAAGCGCAGCGCAAACTGCAACATGTCCCACGTGTCCTGAGACTTCTTCCATTTCGCAATCTCATCCACCCACGCCGCATCAAACTGCGGCCCTCGCAGCCCCTCGGGGTCATGGGCGGAATGCACCGTGGCAACCGCCCCATTCGGCCACACCAGCCGCTTGCGCGTTGCCTCCCAATCTGGGCGGCGATCCTCTGGCGAACAAGCCAAGATACCGCTATCGCCAAAAATCATCACTTCGCGCACCTGATCAATCGTCTCGCCCACCAGCGCCACGCGACGGCACCGGCCCGCATCCAAAGGGCGCGCGCCCTCGACAACCGATCGAACCCATTCAGCGCCCGCGCGGGTTTTCCCCGCACCGCGCCCTCCCATAATCACCCACGACCGCCAATCCCCCTCAGGCGGCAGTTGATGCGCCATCGCCCAAAATTCAAACAGGTAAGGGAGAGCACGAAGCTCTCCCTCCTCCAGCTCATTCAGGAACTTCTCCTGAACCGATGGCGCAACGGAGCCGATCCAGCTTGCACCCGATTTCAGCCCGCGCCTGATCGAGATCGAGGGCATATCCCCCTCGCGCGATTCCCGCTTGTTTATTTCGGCAGTCATTCAGGATTAGCCCCGCTTTTTGGCAACGCGTAACCGTTTCAGCCAATTGGCTTACGGTCTTTGACGCTGCTGTTGCATCGATTTCCTCTCCGGTTGTGGCCTGTTCCTTCAGGCTCTCTAATGCTTCTCTTAGCTCGGCAAGCGTCCGCTGCACGGAGGCAAACATGGCCTCCGCTTGCGCAAGCTCGTCGAACTGTGGCACCGGCTCGACATTCATCTGTTCTCGGTCCTTTCGCTTGGATTCCTCCAATCGAAAAAAATGAAAAACGGCCCCAACTATCCGTTAGGGCCGTGTCCCAAATCTCCTAGCATGAGATTTGTATATCAGGTGATTGTTAGCCGTTCGCTGCCGCAACGCACGGTCGGTGCAACACTAGTTGTTGTCACCGTTTTCCGCCGCGGCAGCCCGATCCGCCTCGATCTGACGCCACACCGCGACATTGCGGTTGTGCTCATCCAGCGTGACCGCAAAGGCGTGACCGCCCGTACCATCGGCCACAAAGAAGATATATGGCGTCTCATCCGGTTGCGCGGCTGCCATCAGGCTGGCGCGCCCCGGGTTTGCAATCGGTGTCGGAGGCAAGGCCGGAATGACATAGGTGTTGTAAGGCGTTTCCGCGCGCAACTCACTGCGACGCAACCCACGGCCCAGAATACCTTCACCGCGCGTAATGCCATAAATAACCGTCGGATCCGTTTGCAAACGCATGCCTTGGTTCAAACGGTTCACAAATACGCTGGAAACCTGTCTGCGCTCATCTGCAACACCCGTTTCCTTTTCCACAAGTGAAGCAAGGATCAACAGCTCTTCAGGGCTGTCAATCGGCAGATCATCTGCGCGCGCTTCCCATGCTGCAGCCACCAGCAGCTCTTGGGCGTCCTGCATACGCGCAATCAATGCTGCACGATCATCCCCTTTACGCACCTCATAACTGTCTGGCGCCAATGACCCTTCCGCAGGCGTTTCAGCGACCGTGCCTTCCATGATGTCCATGCCCGAAATCGCATTTACAACCTGCCAGCTGGTCACGCCTTCGGCCATTGCGATCCGGAACCGCACGTCAGACTGCTCTAGCATCTGCGTGTATTCCGCAGGCACCTCATCTGAACCTTGCGTGAATTGAGCAAGCTCGGCAAAACGGTTTGTCGCCGGATCCAACTCACGGACCTGAATGCTCACGCGGTTTACACCGATGCGATACACGATCTCGGTACCGCAAGTGCTGGCGCCACCGCGTGTAATCACATCGACGATCTCTTTCATCGAGGCTTCCGGCTCAACAAGGAAACTGCCAGCTTTTAGCTTGCTGGATTTCTTCTCATAGTCAGCGCCAATGCGGAAAATAGAGGCCGATGAAACCGCCCCCTGCTCCGCCAGATTTTCACTGACTCGGCGCATGTTGCTACCGCCTGCTACCTGCACACAAACAGCCTGCGTCAACGGCCCAGGGGCATCATATTGCCCCTTGCCCCACATGATCAGCCCGCCCAGCAGGAAAAGCCCCACCATCAAAAAGGTGAAAGCATTAGCCGCAACATGGCGCCACATATTATTCGACCTTCCCAAACAATACGCTGG contains:
- a CDS encoding phage portal protein produces the protein MFDFLKRATVDVAEAKASSTGRVVAMQTGGRVAWSPRDTVSLTRTGFAGNPVGFRSVKLIAEAAAALPLVLQTAEQRFETHPLLTLMSRPNGAQGRAELLEALYGQLLLSGDGYLEAVGGDAGVPMELHVLRSDRMSVVPGADGWPIAYEYAVGGRKHRFDATQGAPICHVRNFHPQDDHYGFSPMQAAATAVDVHNSASRWSKALLDNAARPSGAIIYKGADGQGAMSTDQYERLVSEMESHHQGARNAGRPMLLEGGLDWKPMGFSPSDMEFQKTKEAAAREIALAFGVPPMLIGIQGDATYANYQEAHRAFYRLTVLPLATRVTAVLGQWLSGFTGEKIDLKPDLDQVPALSAERDAQWSRIAGADFLTEAEKRSLLGLPAVVADE
- a CDS encoding DNA-packaging protein — encoded protein: MAHQLPPEGDWRSWVIMGGRGAGKTRAGAEWVRSVVEGARPLDAGRCRRVALVGETIDQVREVMIFGDSGILACSPEDRRPDWEATRKRLVWPNGAVATVHSAHDPEGLRGPQFDAAWVDEIAKWKKSQDTWDMLQFALRLGDHPQVCVTTTPRNVGVLKQLLKSPSTVVTHAPTEANRANLAASFLEEVRARYRGTRLGRQELDGVLLADAEGALWTSEMLEAARVSKMPALDRIVVAVDPATTSGASSDECGIVVAGVQSSGPPQEWCAYVLADCTVSGLGPSGWARAAIQAMERFGADRLVAETNQGGQMVQEVIRQVDPLVPYKGVHASRGKAARAEPVAALYEQGRVKHVADLDGLEDQMTRMTRHGYEGGGSPDRVDALVWALHELMIEPAAKWRQPGVRSL
- the mltG gene encoding endolytic transglycosylase MltG — its product is MWRHVAANAFTFLMVGLFLLGGLIMWGKGQYDAPGPLTQAVCVQVAGGSNMRRVSENLAEQGAVSSASIFRIGADYEKKSSKLKAGSFLVEPEASMKEIVDVITRGGASTCGTEIVYRIGVNRVSIQVRELDPATNRFAELAQFTQGSDEVPAEYTQMLEQSDVRFRIAMAEGVTSWQVVNAISGMDIMEGTVAETPAEGSLAPDSYEVRKGDDRAALIARMQDAQELLVAAAWEARADDLPIDSPEELLILASLVEKETGVADERRQVSSVFVNRLNQGMRLQTDPTVIYGITRGEGILGRGLRRSELRAETPYNTYVIPALPPTPIANPGRASLMAAAQPDETPYIFFVADGTGGHAFAVTLDEHNRNVAVWRQIEADRAAAAENGDNN